A window of Exiguobacterium sp. FSL W8-0210 contains these coding sequences:
- a CDS encoding amino acid permease, whose translation MNNLDVKQTTDSTAEGLKRGLQARHMSMIAIGGAIGTGLFIASGASVAAAGPGGALLSYAIVGLMVYFLMTSLGEMAAYMPVAGSFSTYGTKFVDPSFGFALGWNYWYNWAVTIAVELVAAQIVMTYWFPDVPGFYFSALFLLLMIGLNYFSVKGFGEAEYWFAMIKVVTVIVFLVVGVAMIFGVFTSEPPVGFKNFALGDAPFVGGIPAVIGIILVAGFSFQGTELVGIAAGESEDPKKNVPKAVKQVFWRILLFYVFAIFVIGMLIPYTSPNLVSNDITDVAVSPFTLVFEKAGLAFSAALMNAVILTSVLSAGNSGMYASTRMLYTLARQGDAPKLFAKVSKNGVPRNALLATGAVGALCFLTSMFGGQVYLWLLNASGMTGFIAWLGIAISHYRFRKGFLAQGHSLKDLPYVAPAFPFGPLFAFGLCFLVIVGQNYAAFLADQIDWVGIAATYVGIPLFLAFWLGHKFKNRTSIVRYDEMDFQEHPRQS comes from the coding sequence ATGAACAATCTAGATGTGAAACAAACAACAGATTCGACAGCAGAAGGATTAAAACGTGGATTACAAGCCCGTCATATGTCAATGATCGCCATCGGTGGAGCGATCGGAACAGGACTCTTCATTGCGTCCGGTGCTTCCGTCGCAGCAGCAGGACCAGGTGGGGCGCTCCTATCGTATGCAATCGTTGGTCTGATGGTCTACTTCCTCATGACAAGTCTTGGTGAAATGGCAGCGTATATGCCGGTCGCTGGATCCTTCTCGACCTATGGAACGAAATTCGTCGATCCATCATTCGGCTTTGCACTTGGCTGGAACTACTGGTACAACTGGGCAGTCACGATCGCAGTCGAACTCGTCGCAGCACAAATCGTCATGACGTACTGGTTCCCGGACGTTCCTGGGTTTTACTTCAGTGCCTTGTTCCTCTTACTCATGATTGGCTTGAACTACTTCTCCGTTAAAGGATTCGGAGAAGCGGAGTATTGGTTTGCGATGATTAAAGTCGTCACCGTCATCGTCTTCTTAGTCGTCGGTGTTGCGATGATTTTTGGTGTCTTTACATCGGAGCCACCGGTTGGCTTTAAAAACTTTGCTCTTGGCGATGCGCCGTTCGTTGGTGGAATTCCTGCCGTCATCGGTATCATTCTCGTTGCCGGATTCAGTTTCCAAGGAACGGAACTGGTCGGGATTGCCGCGGGTGAATCGGAAGATCCGAAAAAGAATGTTCCAAAAGCAGTCAAACAAGTCTTCTGGCGTATTTTGCTTTTCTACGTCTTCGCGATTTTCGTCATCGGAATGCTCATTCCATATACGAGCCCGAACTTGGTTTCCAATGACATTACGGACGTCGCGGTTAGTCCGTTTACGCTCGTCTTTGAAAAAGCGGGTCTTGCCTTCTCAGCAGCACTCATGAACGCCGTCATCTTGACGTCTGTTCTATCTGCCGGAAACTCAGGTATGTATGCTTCGACTCGGATGCTTTATACACTTGCTCGCCAAGGCGATGCACCGAAGTTGTTCGCGAAAGTATCGAAAAACGGTGTACCGCGTAACGCTTTGCTCGCAACAGGAGCAGTCGGTGCGCTCTGCTTCTTGACGTCAATGTTTGGTGGACAAGTCTACTTGTGGTTACTCAATGCTTCCGGTATGACAGGCTTCATCGCATGGCTCGGGATTGCAATCAGTCACTATCGTTTCCGTAAAGGATTCCTTGCGCAAGGTCACTCGTTGAAAGACTTACCATATGTTGCACCAGCATTCCCATTCGGTCCGCTGTTCGCCTTTGGTCTTTGTTTCCTCGTCATCGTCGGTCAAAACTATGCCGCATTCCTCGCGGATCAAATTGATTGGGTCGGAATTGCCGCAACGTATGTTGGTATTCCATTATTCCTTGCCTTTTGGTTAGGACATAAATTCAAAAACCGGACGTCAATCGTTCGTTATGACGAGATGGACTTCCAGGAACATCCACGTCAATCATAA
- a CDS encoding MarR family winged helix-turn-helix transcriptional regulator, whose product MPQERDLLTYRLEEQMRVILRTLRRELNRLFEGTATRSEFFILRSLSENGPQRPTLLAEQFELATSQVTALTDKLYKQGYVTRTRSTEDRRSIVLALTDDGERAFRELEVVRRNYLQDRFGTLTEEELETMIRVFDKILLTMDEDTLTSSS is encoded by the coding sequence ATGCCACAGGAACGTGATTTGCTGACTTACCGACTCGAGGAACAAATGCGTGTCATTCTTCGTACCCTGCGACGTGAACTTAATCGACTATTTGAAGGAACAGCAACCCGAAGCGAATTTTTCATCTTACGGAGTCTTTCAGAAAACGGTCCCCAGCGTCCGACACTTCTTGCGGAACAATTTGAGCTGGCGACGAGTCAAGTCACTGCTTTAACGGATAAGCTCTATAAACAAGGATATGTCACACGGACGCGTTCGACGGAAGATCGTCGCTCGATTGTCCTTGCTTTGACGGATGACGGAGAGCGTGCTTTTCGGGAACTCGAGGTCGTCCGAAGAAACTATTTACAAGATCGCTTCGGAACTTTAACAGAAGAAGAACTGGAAACGATGATTCGCGTCTTCGATAAGATTTTACTGACGATGGATGAGGATACGCTCACTTCGTCTTCATAA